The DNA sequence GATCCGGACGCAGCCGTCGGCCCCGACCCCGACCAGTTCGCGCGAGGAGTACGACGCCACTCTGCTCCGCCTGTCCGAGGCGTCGGTGCGACGCCACTTCGACGCGTTCGTCGACGTCCCCTGGGACCACCCCGACTTCCGGGTGGACCGCTCCGACGAACGCTGGATCCTCCCCGCGGCGGTCGACCCCCTGGGCGCCCACCCCTGGTACCAGTCCCTACCCGTGGAGACGCGGATCGAGATCGGCATGTGGCGCCAGGCCAACATCATGAAGGTCGGCCTGCAGTTCGAGAACCTCCTGATCCGCGGGATCATGCAGTACATCGCCACCCTTGACAACGGATCGGCAGAGTTCCGGTACCTCACCCACGAGGCGACCGAGGAGTGTCACCACACCCAGATGTTCCAGCAGGGCGTGAACATCATCGGCGCCGACGTCCCCGGCCTTCCCCGCTGGCTGCGCAGGGTCTCGCCGGTCATCCCCTGGTTCGCCTCCCTCACCCCCGTGGGCTTCTTCATCGGCGTCCTCGCCGGCGAGGAGCCCATCGACCACACCCAGAAGCAGATCCTGCGTGGCGCGGACGAACTCCCGCCCGTGCTGAGCCGGATCATGGAGATCCACGTGGCGGAGGAGGCCCGGCACATCTCCTTCGCCCACACCTACGTCGCCCGCTACGCGCCCCGGTTGACGCGCGGCCAGGCCTTCGCGATCTCCCTGGCGTTCCCCGTGATCATGCGGGTGCTGTGCGACGCCATCCTCAAGCCGACCAAGGAGTTCCGCGAGGAGTTCGGCGTCCCCCGCGAGGTCATCGACGAGCTCTACTGGAACAGTCCGAAGTCCCGTGAGTTCCTGTCCGACCTCTTCTCCGACGTCCGCATGCTCGCCGAGCAGTCCGGTCTGATGAACCCCCTCGCGCGGCGGGTCTGGCGGGCCCTGAAGATCGACGGCCGCGCCTCCCGCTACCGCAGCGAACCCCCAGTCACGTACGCCACCCACGCCTGATGCCCCACGTCGTCACCCAGGCCTGCTGCGCCGACGCGTCCTGCGTGCACGCCTGCCCCGTCAACTGCATCCACCCGACTCCGGACGAACCGGACTTCGCCACCGCGGAGATGCTGTACATCGACCCGGACGTCTGCGTGGACTGCGGGGCGTGCGTCGGCGCCTGTCCGGTCGGCGCGATCGTCCCCGACGACCGTCTCACGCCGGGTGAGCAGGTCTTCCTCGACCTCAACGCCGTGTTGAGCACACCCTCACGACCGTATCCGCCGCAGGCACCGGTCCCCCCGATCCGCCGTCTGGAGCGCGACCGGGGACGTGCCGGGCACCCGCTCCGGGTGGCGATCGTCGGAGCCGGACCGGCCGCTCTCTACACCGCGGATGAACTACTCAGGCAATCGGGCGTCGAGGTGACCGTGTTCGACCGCCTGCCGGTGCCTCACGGACTGGCCCGCCACGGCGTGGCCCCCGACCACGCCCGGACCCGGTCGGTCACCGATCTGTTCACCCTCATCGAGAACCAGTCCGGGTTCACCTACCGCCTGGGCGTGGAGATCGGCCGGGACCTCGGCGTCGGCGACCTCGCCGCGCACCACGACGCCGTGGTGTACGCGACCGGGGCCAGTACCGACCGCCCCCTCGACATCCCGGGGACCGGACTCCCCGGGAGCATGTCCGCGACGCAGGTGGTGAGCTGGTACAACGGCCACCCCGACCACGTCGACGCGCGCGTCCCGCTCGACCACGAGCGGGCGGTCATCGTGGGTAACGGCAACGTCGCCCTGGACGTCGCCAGGATCCTCGCCACTCCCGCGGAGGCCCTCGCCGGGAGCGACATCTCCCCCGTGGCCCTGGAGGCACTGCGCAGCAGCCGCGTGCGCGAGATCGTGGTACTGGGCCGGCGCGGGCCCGCGCAGGCCGCGTTCACGCTCCCCGAACTGGTCGGGCTGGCCTCGCGGGACGACATCGACCTCCGCGTGGAGGCCCCGGGCGGGATCGACCCCCGTGCGGCGACCGACCGCCAGAGGTCCCTCATGCTGGAGTGCCTCGCGGACGTCGCCTCCCGCCCGCCCCGCCCGGGGAGCCCGCGGATCGTCCTGCGCTTCCAGTCCGTGCCCGTGGAGGTCCTCGGCGGGGACCGGGTCGAGGGACTGCGGATCGCGGAGACCGGGTTGACGACCCGGGACGGCGACGTGCGCGCGGTTCCCCGCCCGGGAACGGAGGAGGTGCTGGACGCGGGGCTGGTCCTGCGGTCGGTGGGGTACCGCGGGGTGCCCGTGCCCGGCGTGCCGTTCGACCCGGCCACCGGGACGATCCCCCACCGGGGCGGCCGCGTCCTCGACCGCCCCGGTGGGTCCGAGGTTCCCGGCTCCTATGTGGTCGGCTGGATCAAGCGTGGACCGCGCGGCTTCATCGGGTCCAACAAGACCTGTGCGCGGGAGACGGTCGACGCGCTGCTCGCCGACGCGAACGCGGGCCGTCTCCCGCGGCCGGTCACCCCGTCGGGCCCGGTGAGGACGTCCGCCTAGGAGCACGCGGGCCCGCCCACCGGTCCCGGGCCTAGTACGTCCCGCAGTTGCTCGGTGCGGGCTGCCCGGCGATCCGATCGGCGAGGTACTGCACGGTGCTGTTGACCTGCGTGATCATCGGGCCGACGTGATTGAGGATCATCCCCGGCAGCAGCGGCGGCGTCTCGTCCACGTCCATCTGGACGGTGGCGCCCCGTTCGCACCAGTCGCGGCCGAGCTGGAGCGATTGCGGACCGGGCACGACATCGTCGTTGGTCACCGCCAGCACCCGGACCGGTGTCGTGGGCCGGACCAGACCGATGCGCTGTAGCTCCGTGTAGTGCAGGGCGATCGGGTCCTCGCGGACGATCTCGATGGCCGGGCGACCGGTCTTGGTGAACTCCGAGGTGTTGCGGAGCCCGTACTGCAGGACGGTGTCCACGAGGCACTGGTCGGCGACCGTGCGCAGCATCTGTTGGCCTGCGGTGTTGAGGTGCACGTCGAGACGCTGCTGCACCTCGGGATAGGCGTCGGCGAGACTGTTGAGCGCGTACCCGATCGCACCGGCGATCGCGGTGCCGTCGATCTGGTCGAGGGTGGCCACCAGATCCGCCGGCGGCGACCCCGCCGCGGTGCCGAGCAGGTTGACCTCCGGCGCATACTGCGGATGCATCTCGGCGGCGGCGGCGACCGCCGCCCCGCCCTGGGAGTAACCGGTGAACACCGTACGGGGGTTCGGCCCGGTGTCTGCCGCGGGGATCGTGGCGGCGGCGCGCGCCGCGTCGAGCACCGCGCGACCGGAGGACTCGCGATGCACGTAGGAATGGATCCCGGGGGTGCCGAGGCCCTCGTAGTCGGGTACGACGACGGCGTAGCCCCGCGCCACCAGGGCGTAGGCCTGGATGTACTCGTACCCGATCCCGGCGCTGGGCGGGTTGTCCTTCACGGTGGCGAGCGTCTGGAAGGACTTGGACGGCGC is a window from the Dietzia sp. JS16-p6b genome containing:
- a CDS encoding lipase family protein, whose amino-acid sequence is MSPRRTALRASALATAFLVAVGTLAAPATSAQGSSDIGSSGTGSSGTGSSGTGSSNDPAAAFYEPPAVLPPNNGDLIRSEYFRLAVSLPSVRGIIGAGDTRDWPADGYRIMYRSVGSKGQPIAVTGTYLKPAARWNGGGSRPLAVLAPGTMGQGDNCAPSKSFQTLATVKDNPPSAGIGYEYIQAYALVARGYAVVVPDYEGLGTPGIHSYVHRESSGRAVLDAARAAATIPAADTGPNPRTVFTGYSQGGAAVAAAAEMHPQYAPEVNLLGTAAGSPPADLVATLDQIDGTAIAGAIGYALNSLADAYPEVQQRLDVHLNTAGQQMLRTVADQCLVDTVLQYGLRNTSEFTKTGRPAIEIVREDPIALHYTELQRIGLVRPTTPVRVLAVTNDDVVPGPQSLQLGRDWCERGATVQMDVDETPPLLPGMILNHVGPMITQVNSTVQYLADRIAGQPAPSNCGTY
- a CDS encoding diiron oxygenase gives rise to the protein MPAPTPTPAPSIRTQPSAPTPTSSREEYDATLLRLSEASVRRHFDAFVDVPWDHPDFRVDRSDERWILPAAVDPLGAHPWYQSLPVETRIEIGMWRQANIMKVGLQFENLLIRGIMQYIATLDNGSAEFRYLTHEATEECHHTQMFQQGVNIIGADVPGLPRWLRRVSPVIPWFASLTPVGFFIGVLAGEEPIDHTQKQILRGADELPPVLSRIMEIHVAEEARHISFAHTYVARYAPRLTRGQAFAISLAFPVIMRVLCDAILKPTKEFREEFGVPREVIDELYWNSPKSREFLSDLFSDVRMLAEQSGLMNPLARRVWRALKIDGRASRYRSEPPVTYATHA
- a CDS encoding FAD-dependent oxidoreductase, which gives rise to MPHVVTQACCADASCVHACPVNCIHPTPDEPDFATAEMLYIDPDVCVDCGACVGACPVGAIVPDDRLTPGEQVFLDLNAVLSTPSRPYPPQAPVPPIRRLERDRGRAGHPLRVAIVGAGPAALYTADELLRQSGVEVTVFDRLPVPHGLARHGVAPDHARTRSVTDLFTLIENQSGFTYRLGVEIGRDLGVGDLAAHHDAVVYATGASTDRPLDIPGTGLPGSMSATQVVSWYNGHPDHVDARVPLDHERAVIVGNGNVALDVARILATPAEALAGSDISPVALEALRSSRVREIVVLGRRGPAQAAFTLPELVGLASRDDIDLRVEAPGGIDPRAATDRQRSLMLECLADVASRPPRPGSPRIVLRFQSVPVEVLGGDRVEGLRIAETGLTTRDGDVRAVPRPGTEEVLDAGLVLRSVGYRGVPVPGVPFDPATGTIPHRGGRVLDRPGGSEVPGSYVVGWIKRGPRGFIGSNKTCARETVDALLADANAGRLPRPVTPSGPVRTSA